In the genome of Cetobacterium ceti, one region contains:
- a CDS encoding Cof-type HAD-IIB family hydrolase, with protein MKKIIFCDLDGTLLNNQKEITSLTKNTIKELKKRGVEFIIATGRGYLGAKTFKDILEIESEIICNNGSTIYDKEGNKIFEKLIDKKISKTIFNLCLNNTTDFLATLGENMYLTQNTYDKILNYLKEEPFKPVVVSPEELHKINFEKIVLLDNNYENLKKYKIILDENFPQEIKSFISQHNFLDIVNSKCSKGIAMEYLANIKGYTLEETLAFGDAFNDLEMLQMAGEGVIMANGFKELHNIIEKKALPNSEDGVARYLIDYFNLYSVDKF; from the coding sequence ATGAAAAAAATAATTTTTTGTGATTTAGATGGAACTCTTTTAAATAATCAAAAAGAAATCACTTCTTTAACTAAAAATACAATTAAAGAATTAAAAAAAAGAGGTGTTGAATTTATAATAGCAACAGGGCGAGGATACTTAGGTGCAAAAACTTTTAAAGATATTTTAGAAATTGAAAGTGAAATTATCTGTAATAATGGATCTACTATTTATGATAAAGAAGGAAATAAAATTTTTGAAAAACTTATAGATAAAAAAATTTCAAAAACAATTTTTAATCTTTGTTTAAATAATACTACAGATTTTTTAGCTACTTTAGGAGAAAATATGTATTTAACTCAAAATACTTATGATAAAATTTTAAATTATTTAAAAGAAGAACCATTTAAACCTGTTGTAGTTTCTCCAGAAGAACTTCACAAAATTAATTTTGAAAAAATTGTTCTTCTAGATAATAATTATGAAAATTTAAAAAAATACAAAATAATTTTAGATGAAAATTTTCCACAAGAAATTAAATCATTTATATCTCAACACAATTTTTTAGATATTGTTAATTCCAAATGTTCCAAGGGAATCGCCATGGAATATTTAGCAAATATAAAAGGATATACCCTTGAAGAAACCCTAGCTTTTGGTGATGCTTTTAATGATTTAGAAATGCTCCAAATGGCTGGTGAAGGAGTAATTATGGCAAATGGATTTAAAGAACTTCATAACATAATTGAAAAAAAAGCTCTTCCTAATTCTGAAGATGGAGTTGCTAGATATTTAATAGATTATTTTAACCTTTACTCCGTGGACAAATTTTAA
- a CDS encoding ADP-ribosylglycohydrolase family protein, producing the protein MKKSLETTKNMIRLSFGADAYSLGYHWTYNITKNLEQFEKTNFQLIDPMAKKFHPERKAGDLSAYGDQELALLESLTEGKKFNKTRFISIWENIWRVGYNDWIDNATKIRLASNHGSNSNDLNPVSRIAPLFLIENMNLNEMKEVVEEFIGITHNNLEVKDFGKFIVHLLSEIQSGGEIKKSIEKIKDEYPFCKEYIERGLEYCNYTWKELMEKEIPTYCEIDGSGPLTIYLLCTFWNSPKDMFAYNVVFDGDTCGRSGILALFVGMTREFPLFADEWYEKLCKRNKIEELLEKF; encoded by the coding sequence ATGAAAAAAAGTTTAGAAACTACTAAAAATATGATTAGATTATCCTTTGGAGCAGATGCATATTCTTTAGGTTATCACTGGACTTATAATATTACAAAAAATTTAGAACAATTTGAAAAAACAAATTTTCAGTTAATTGATCCTATGGCAAAAAAATTTCATCCAGAAAGAAAAGCCGGAGATTTAAGTGCTTATGGTGATCAAGAATTAGCTTTATTAGAATCTTTAACAGAGGGGAAAAAATTCAATAAAACTAGATTTATTTCTATTTGGGAAAATATATGGAGAGTTGGTTATAATGATTGGATAGATAATGCAACAAAAATAAGACTTGCAAGTAATCATGGATCAAATTCTAATGATTTGAATCCAGTTAGTAGAATAGCTCCTTTATTTTTAATTGAAAATATGAATTTAAATGAAATGAAGGAAGTTGTAGAAGAATTTATAGGAATAACTCATAATAATTTAGAAGTTAAGGATTTTGGTAAATTTATTGTACACTTATTAAGTGAAATTCAAAGTGGTGGAGAAATAAAAAAATCAATAGAAAAAATAAAAGATGAATATCCATTTTGTAAGGAATATATTGAAAGAGGATTAGAATATTGTAATTATACATGGAAAGAATTAATGGAAAAAGAGATACCAACTTATTGTGAAATAGATGGTTCAGGGCCTTTAACAATTTACTTACTATGCACTTTCTGGAATTCACCAAAGGATATGTTTGCTTATAATGTTGTTTTTGATGGAGACACATGTGGAAGATCTGGAATATTGGCTTTATTTGTAGGAATGACTAGGGAATTTCCATTATTTGCAGATGAATGGTATGAAAAATTATGTAAAAGAAATAAAATTGAAGAATTATTAGAAAAATTTTAA
- a CDS encoding DUF2207 domain-containing protein has product MLKLVFSLFLLFTSLAFGDSGYYIKNYNITTEISDKNIYKVNEKITAHFLQPRRGIFRVIPEKYNGRIIPITNVKTNTETYSRDEGDFLYLRLGNPNKYILGDKIYHINYDYNIGWDKNQKYDEVYYNLIGNDWNTRIDKLTFKITLPKPFNKNNINITLGPRDSTNTEGVIWTVNKNTISGYTTRPLKPGESITLALPLPEGYFNLKGEITQFYFIEILVNVLILLFPLIAFILYKKFGEKNIIVESVEFYPPEKMTPTELGYYIDGRINGKDLTSLIFYWANKGYIKLIDLKYDFEIIKLVEQIKSKNDFEIYLFNSLFIYSDNGIKIRISDLKNNFYKHIEKAGEIFETDLILKHRELYTLKSIKLQSLVKAFPIFIIGIIIGYFVYLNENNIFILSKELILGTISILLSLYFSEKIKTRTKFGNNILGKILGFKKFLYVAEKNKLEMLLDENPSYFYDILPYTIVLGVSEKWANKFKDLEIAPPEWMDSYNSTGMFSTLLLINSLNRSMEIFNENMLSAPKAPTNFGGGTSSMDGGSSGGGVGGGGGGSW; this is encoded by the coding sequence ATGTTAAAGTTAGTTTTTAGTTTATTTTTACTATTTACTTCATTGGCATTTGGGGATTCAGGATATTATATTAAAAATTATAATATTACAACTGAAATTAGTGATAAAAATATTTATAAAGTAAATGAAAAAATAACAGCACACTTTTTACAACCACGTCGTGGAATCTTTAGAGTGATACCAGAAAAATACAATGGAAGAATAATTCCTATAACAAATGTAAAAACAAATACAGAAACCTACTCTAGAGATGAAGGAGATTTTCTTTATTTAAGGCTGGGAAATCCTAATAAATATATTTTAGGAGATAAAATTTATCATATAAATTATGATTATAATATCGGATGGGATAAAAATCAGAAATATGATGAAGTTTATTATAATTTAATAGGAAATGACTGGAATACCAGAATCGACAAATTAACTTTTAAAATTACCTTACCTAAACCCTTTAATAAAAATAATATAAATATTACTCTTGGACCAAGAGATAGTACAAATACTGAGGGCGTTATTTGGACTGTTAATAAAAATACAATTTCAGGATATACTACAAGACCTTTAAAACCAGGAGAAAGTATCACCTTAGCTTTGCCATTGCCTGAAGGTTATTTCAATTTAAAAGGTGAAATTACTCAGTTTTATTTTATAGAAATTTTAGTAAATGTATTAATTTTATTATTTCCTTTAATTGCTTTTATTTTATATAAAAAATTTGGAGAAAAAAATATTATTGTAGAATCTGTAGAATTTTATCCTCCAGAAAAAATGACTCCAACTGAACTCGGATACTATATTGACGGACGAATAAATGGAAAAGATTTAACCTCTTTAATTTTTTATTGGGCTAACAAAGGATATATAAAATTAATTGATTTAAAATATGACTTTGAAATAATTAAATTAGTTGAGCAAATAAAAAGTAAAAATGATTTTGAAATTTATTTATTTAACAGTCTCTTTATTTATAGTGATAATGGAATTAAAATTAGAATTAGTGATTTAAAAAATAATTTCTATAAACATATTGAAAAGGCTGGGGAAATTTTTGAAACAGATTTAATTTTAAAGCATAGAGAATTATATACTTTAAAATCCATAAAATTACAAAGTTTAGTAAAAGCTTTTCCTATTTTTATTATTGGGATTATTATTGGATATTTTGTTTATTTAAATGAGAATAATATCTTTATTTTGAGTAAAGAATTAATTTTAGGAACAATTTCTATTTTACTTTCCCTTTATTTTAGTGAAAAAATAAAGACTAGAACTAAATTTGGAAATAATATTTTAGGTAAAATTTTAGGATTTAAAAAGTTCTTATATGTGGCTGAGAAAAATAAATTAGAAATGCTTTTAGATGAAAATCCTAGCTATTTTTATGATATTTTACCATATACTATAGTTTTAGGTGTAAGTGAAAAATGGGCCAATAAATTTAAAGATTTAGAAATTGCTCCACCTGAGTGGATGGATTCATATAATTCTACAGGAATGTTTTCAACTTTATTATTAATAAACTCATTAAATCGTTCTATGGAAATATTTAATGAAAATATGCTTTCAGCACCTAAAGCACCAACTAATTTTGGTGGTGGGACTTCCTCTATGGATGGTGGCTCTTCTGGAGGAGGAGTCGGCGGTGGCGGCGGTGGCAGCTGGTAA
- a CDS encoding M42 family metallopeptidase yields MSIKLIEKLSNGFGAPGFEDDIIDILKDSVKNLSRERDSINNLYFGLEERKFEKFTVAVDAHSDEVGFMVKEICRNGSIKFLTLGGWVSGNIPCTQVQIKNSRGEYIRGVVTSKPPHFMTEEDRKKMPVIGDMTIDIGTSSYEETIEIYGIDVGDPIVPEVNFSYDEKINVMMGKAFDNRLGCAAVVDVLNRLENSNLDVNLVGIISSQEETGARGAKVAAQKVQPDFIIVFEGSPADDTFKDEFSSKGALGKGIQMRVVDSSMISNPRVIKFAKDIAKKYNIDIQIIARDGGGTNGGNYHTANEGIPVLVLGVPTRYIHTPYAYASFADYNSGVNLAVEIIKELNGEIISKF; encoded by the coding sequence ATGTCAATAAAATTAATAGAAAAATTAAGTAATGGATTTGGTGCTCCAGGATTTGAAGATGATATAATTGATATTTTAAAAGATAGTGTAAAGAATTTATCAAGGGAAAGAGATTCAATTAATAATTTATATTTTGGATTAGAAGAAAGAAAGTTTGAAAAATTTACAGTTGCTGTAGATGCTCATAGTGATGAAGTTGGATTTATGGTAAAGGAAATTTGTAGAAATGGGAGTATAAAGTTTTTAACTCTAGGTGGCTGGGTTTCTGGAAATATTCCATGTACTCAAGTTCAAATAAAAAATAGTAGAGGTGAATATATAAGAGGAGTTGTAACTTCAAAACCTCCTCATTTTATGACAGAGGAAGATAGGAAAAAAATGCCAGTTATAGGAGATATGACCATAGATATTGGAACAAGTTCCTATGAAGAAACAATAGAAATTTATGGGATTGATGTGGGAGATCCAATAGTTCCTGAAGTGAATTTTTCCTATGATGAAAAAATTAATGTTATGATGGGGAAAGCTTTTGATAATCGTTTGGGATGTGCTGCTGTAGTAGATGTTTTAAATAGATTGGAAAATAGTAATTTAGATGTAAATTTAGTAGGAATTATAAGTTCTCAAGAGGAAACAGGAGCTAGAGGAGCAAAGGTTGCAGCTCAAAAAGTTCAGCCAGATTTTATAATAGTTTTTGAAGGATCACCAGCAGATGATACATTTAAAGATGAATTTTCATCTAAAGGAGCTCTTGGAAAAGGGATTCAAATGAGAGTTGTGGATAGTTCAATGATAAGTAATCCTAGAGTTATAAAATTTGCTAAGGATATTGCTAAAAAATATAATATTGACATTCAAATTATTGCCAGAGATGGTGGAGGTACAAATGGAGGAAACTATCATACAGCAAATGAAGGAATTCCTGTTTTAGTTTTAGGAGTTCCCACAAGATATATTCATACTCCATATGCTTATGCTTCATTTGCAGATTACAATAGCGGTGTTAATTTAGCAGTAGAAATTATTAAGGAATTAAATGGTGAAATTATTTCTAAATTCTAA
- the mglC gene encoding galactose/methyl galactoside ABC transporter permease MglC codes for MEISIAKDKKINVKNLLKDGGLYLVLFILLAIIIIKEPSFLSARNFRNILTQSSVRTILALGVGGIIVTQGTDLSAGRQVGLSAVIGATLLQAVTNVNKVFPNLGEIPIPVVILAIIILGAFVGLLNGAVVAYLNVTPFIATLGSSIVVYGATSLYFDYVGATPIAGYDPRFTNFAQGFFKIGGFRLNYLIIYAVLATIFIWILWNKTVFGKNLFAVGGNPEAAKVSGVNVKKTILLVYILSGIFYGFGGLLEAGRVGSATNNLGNMYELDAIAACVVGGVSFSGGVGTVPGIVTGVIIFTVINYGLTYIGINPYWQFIIKGAIIVLAVALDTLKYVKKK; via the coding sequence ATGGAAATTTCAATTGCAAAGGACAAAAAAATAAATGTAAAAAACTTGCTAAAAGATGGAGGATTATACTTAGTTCTTTTTATTTTATTAGCTATTATTATAATAAAAGAGCCATCATTTTTAAGTGCTAGAAACTTTAGAAATATTTTAACTCAATCTTCTGTTAGAACTATTTTGGCTCTAGGAGTTGGAGGAATTATTGTTACCCAAGGTACTGACCTTTCAGCAGGTAGACAAGTTGGTCTTTCTGCAGTTATAGGTGCCACACTTCTTCAAGCTGTTACCAATGTTAATAAAGTATTTCCTAATTTAGGAGAGATCCCTATTCCAGTGGTAATTTTAGCAATAATTATTTTAGGTGCTTTTGTTGGATTATTAAATGGAGCTGTTGTAGCTTATTTAAATGTAACTCCATTTATTGCAACTTTAGGTTCTTCTATAGTTGTTTATGGTGCTACATCCTTGTATTTTGATTATGTTGGAGCTACACCAATAGCTGGTTATGATCCTAGATTTACTAATTTTGCCCAAGGATTTTTTAAGATAGGTGGATTTAGATTAAATTATCTGATTATCTATGCAGTTTTAGCAACTATATTTATTTGGATATTATGGAATAAAACTGTTTTTGGAAAAAATTTATTTGCTGTAGGGGGAAATCCTGAAGCTGCAAAAGTTTCTGGGGTAAATGTTAAGAAAACTATTTTATTAGTTTATATTTTATCTGGAATATTTTATGGTTTCGGGGGACTTTTAGAAGCTGGTAGAGTTGGAAGTGCAACAAATAACCTTGGAAATATGTATGAACTAGATGCTATTGCTGCCTGTGTTGTTGGAGGAGTATCATTTAGTGGAGGAGTTGGAACAGTTCCTGGAATTGTAACTGGAGTTATTATCTTTACCGTTATTAACTATGGATTAACTTATATTGGAATCAATCCTTATTGGCAATTTATAATCAAAGGTGCAATTATAGTTTTAGCAGTTGCACTAGATACATTAAAATATGTAAAGAAAAAATAA
- the recA gene encoding recombinase RecA encodes MAKKSENTDRNKALEAAMKQIKKDFGEGSIMKLGENQGMNIETISTGSLNLDIALGLGGVPRGRVVEVYGAESSGKTTLALHIVAEAQKLGGIAAFIDAEHALDPVYARALGVDVDELLISQPDFGEQALEIADMLVRSGAVDVIVIDSVAALVPKAEIDGEMADQQMGLQARLMSKALRKLTATLNKSKTTMIFINQVRDKIGGFGFGPQTTTTGGKALKFYSSVRMEVKRIGSVKQGDDIIGNEVAVKVTKNKIAPPFKEAKFQIMYGKGISKVGEILDIALDNDIVSKSGSWFSFGDIRIGQGKENVKVRLEEDTDLLNTIFAEVEKVIKPVDAEITPEDLISEEDFQEEIEE; translated from the coding sequence ATGGCTAAGAAAAGCGAAAATACAGATAGAAATAAAGCCCTAGAAGCGGCTATGAAACAAATAAAAAAAGACTTTGGAGAAGGTTCTATTATGAAACTTGGTGAAAACCAAGGTATGAATATTGAAACAATTTCCACAGGAAGTTTAAATCTTGATATTGCTCTTGGATTAGGTGGAGTTCCTAGAGGAAGAGTAGTTGAAGTATATGGAGCTGAAAGTTCAGGAAAAACTACTTTAGCATTACATATTGTTGCCGAAGCTCAAAAATTAGGAGGAATTGCAGCTTTTATAGATGCTGAACATGCCCTTGATCCAGTTTATGCAAGAGCTTTAGGTGTTGATGTTGATGAGTTATTAATTTCACAGCCAGATTTTGGAGAACAGGCTCTTGAAATAGCAGATATGTTAGTTAGATCAGGTGCTGTAGATGTTATCGTTATTGACTCGGTTGCTGCTTTAGTTCCTAAGGCTGAAATTGATGGAGAAATGGCTGACCAGCAAATGGGATTACAGGCTAGATTAATGTCAAAAGCTTTAAGAAAATTAACTGCTACTCTTAATAAATCAAAAACAACTATGATTTTTATAAACCAAGTTAGAGATAAAATTGGTGGATTTGGTTTTGGTCCTCAAACAACTACAACAGGTGGAAAGGCTTTAAAATTCTACTCTTCAGTTAGAATGGAAGTAAAAAGAATTGGAAGTGTTAAACAAGGGGATGACATTATAGGAAATGAAGTTGCTGTAAAAGTTACTAAAAATAAAATAGCTCCTCCATTTAAGGAAGCTAAATTCCAAATTATGTATGGTAAAGGAATTTCTAAAGTTGGAGAAATTTTAGATATTGCCCTTGATAATGATATTGTTAGCAAATCTGGTTCATGGTTTAGTTTTGGCGATATTAGAATCGGTCAAGGTAAAGAGAATGTAAAAGTTAGACTTGAAGAAGATACAGATTTACTAAACACAATATTTGCAGAAGTTGAAAAAGTGATTAAACCAGTAGATGCCGAAATCACTCCTGAGGATTTAATTTCTGAAGAGGATTTTCAAGAGGAAATAGAAGAATAA
- a CDS encoding LemA family protein has product MIIGIIILLLIILLVFFIIGIYNKLVRERNLVEESFSTIDAYLKKRYDLIPNLVETVKGYKDYEGSTLEKVIEARNRYSTASTIEDKVANENIISGALNKLFSLTEAYPELKANENFMKLQGELTSIEDDILQARKYYNGSVRIYNTSCETFPNVLVARNFAFNKYPFFKIENEVEKENVKVSF; this is encoded by the coding sequence ATGATAATAGGAATAATAATTTTACTTTTAATTATTTTGTTAGTATTTTTTATAATTGGAATTTATAACAAATTAGTTAGAGAACGAAATTTAGTTGAAGAAAGTTTTTCTACTATAGATGCTTATTTGAAAAAAAGATATGATTTAATACCCAATTTGGTAGAAACTGTAAAAGGATATAAAGATTATGAAGGTTCTACTTTAGAAAAAGTAATAGAGGCAAGAAATAGATATTCTACAGCTTCAACTATTGAAGATAAGGTTGCCAATGAAAATATTATAAGTGGAGCTTTAAATAAATTATTTTCATTGACAGAGGCTTACCCAGAATTAAAAGCCAATGAAAATTTTATGAAATTACAAGGAGAGTTAACTTCTATTGAAGATGATATTTTACAAGCTAGAAAATATTATAATGGAAGTGTAAGAATTTATAATACCAGTTGTGAAACATTCCCCAATGTATTGGTAGCAAGAAATTTTGCCTTTAATAAATATCCTTTCTTTAAAATAGAAAATGAGGTAGAAAAAGAAAATGTTAAAGTTAGTTTTTAG
- the mglA gene encoding galactose/methyl galactoside ABC transporter ATP-binding protein MglA yields MEKYLLEMIGISKSFPGVKALDNVNLRIKPGSVHALMGENGAGKSTLMKCLFGIYSRDTGSILLEGKEINFVSSKDALENGVSMVHQELNQVLQRTVMDNMWLGRYPKKGIFIDHKKMYEDTKKIFEELDINVDPKSKVATLSVSQMQMVEIAKAFSYDSKIIVMDEPTSSLTEKEVAHLFKIIKKLKDRNCGIVYISHKMEEISVICDEITILRDGQFVGTKSLDGITTDEIISMMVGRELTQRFPPKTNIPKETILEVKNLTAKDNTSIKDINFDLKKGEILGIAGLVGSKRTDILETIFGIRERIAGDIILHGAPMKNMTSLEAIKNGFALVTEERRATGIYSQLNIEFNSLISNMEKYKNKLNLLENKKMKTDTQWVIDSMRVKTPSHRTTIGSLSGGNQQKVILGRWLLTEPNILMLDEPTRGIDVGAKYEIYQLMLDLANKDKGIIIISSEMPELLGITDRILVMSNGRMAGIVNTKETSQEEILKLASLYL; encoded by the coding sequence ATGGAAAAATATTTACTAGAGATGATTGGGATTTCTAAATCCTTCCCTGGGGTAAAAGCCCTAGATAATGTAAATCTGAGAATTAAGCCCGGTTCAGTTCATGCCCTTATGGGAGAAAATGGAGCTGGAAAATCTACCCTTATGAAATGTTTATTTGGAATATATTCAAGGGATACAGGTTCTATTTTACTAGAAGGAAAAGAAATAAATTTTGTCTCTTCAAAGGATGCTCTTGAAAATGGAGTATCTATGGTTCATCAAGAGCTAAACCAAGTTCTTCAAAGAACTGTTATGGATAATATGTGGTTAGGTCGTTACCCTAAAAAGGGTATATTTATAGATCATAAAAAGATGTATGAAGATACTAAGAAAATTTTTGAAGAATTAGACATAAATGTAGATCCTAAATCTAAAGTAGCAACACTTTCAGTTTCTCAAATGCAAATGGTAGAAATTGCTAAAGCCTTCTCCTATGACTCTAAAATTATAGTTATGGATGAACCTACATCTTCCCTTACAGAAAAAGAAGTTGCACATCTTTTTAAGATTATTAAAAAGTTAAAGGATAGAAACTGTGGGATAGTTTATATCTCTCATAAAATGGAAGAAATTTCTGTTATCTGTGATGAAATAACAATTTTGAGAGATGGACAATTTGTGGGAACTAAGAGTTTAGATGGAATTACAACTGATGAAATTATTAGTATGATGGTTGGAAGAGAATTAACTCAAAGATTCCCTCCTAAAACAAATATCCCAAAAGAAACTATTCTTGAAGTTAAAAACTTAACTGCAAAGGATAATACTTCTATTAAAGATATAAATTTCGATTTGAAAAAGGGAGAAATTCTTGGAATTGCAGGTCTTGTAGGTTCAAAGCGTACTGATATTTTAGAAACTATCTTTGGAATTAGAGAAAGAATTGCAGGAGATATAATTCTTCATGGAGCTCCTATGAAAAATATGACTAGTTTAGAAGCCATTAAAAATGGATTTGCTTTAGTTACTGAAGAACGTAGAGCCACAGGAATATATTCTCAGCTTAATATTGAATTTAATTCTCTAATTTCTAATATGGAAAAATATAAAAATAAATTAAATTTACTTGAAAATAAAAAAATGAAAACTGATACTCAATGGGTTATAGATTCAATGAGAGTTAAAACTCCTAGTCATAGAACAACTATTGGTTCTCTTTCTGGTGGAAATCAACAAAAGGTTATATTGGGACGTTGGTTATTAACTGAGCCTAATATTCTTATGTTAGATGAACCTACAAGGGGAATTGATGTTGGTGCTAAATATGAAATATATCAACTTATGTTAGATTTAGCCAATAAAGACAAAGGAATTATTATTATCTCCTCAGAAATGCCTGAATTACTTGGAATTACTGATAGAATTTTAGTTATGAGTAATGGAAGAATGGCTGGAATAGTTAATACTAAAGAAACTTCTCAAGAGGAAATTTTAAAATTAGCATCATTATATCTATAA
- the mglB gene encoding galactose/glucose ABC transporter substrate-binding protein MglB, with protein MKKMSIILAALTLSTMAFGKTKLGVTVYKYDDNFMATVRQAIEKNASTDKKITLLMNDSQNDQSKQNDQIDVLIAKGVDALAINLVDPAAASTVIAKAKAEDIPVVFYNKEPSKADMDSYDKAYYVGTDSKESGVIQGEIVAKHWNKNKDKWDLNKDGVIQYVLLKGEPGHPDAEARTTYVVKTLNENYKIDTEELHMDTGMWDAAMAKDKTEAWLSGPNGNKIELIIANNDGMAMGAIEALRANGKKGIPVFGVDALAEAIALIDSGDMAATVLNDGDNQAKAVFEITRNLGRGKKATENTKWELKDKVLRVPYVGVDKENLDQFKK; from the coding sequence ATGAAGAAAATGTCTATAATTTTAGCTGCACTTACTTTATCAACAATGGCCTTTGGAAAAACTAAACTAGGAGTTACTGTTTATAAGTATGATGATAACTTTATGGCCACAGTTAGACAGGCTATAGAAAAAAATGCTTCTACAGATAAAAAGATTACATTATTAATGAATGATTCTCAAAATGACCAATCAAAACAAAATGATCAGATTGACGTTTTAATTGCAAAGGGAGTAGATGCACTTGCAATTAACCTTGTTGATCCCGCAGCAGCTTCAACTGTTATAGCTAAAGCTAAAGCTGAAGATATTCCTGTAGTGTTCTATAATAAGGAACCATCTAAAGCTGATATGGATAGCTATGATAAAGCATACTATGTGGGAACTGACTCTAAGGAATCTGGAGTTATTCAAGGAGAAATAGTTGCAAAGCATTGGAATAAAAATAAAGATAAATGGGATTTAAATAAGGATGGAGTTATTCAATATGTTCTTTTAAAAGGAGAACCTGGACACCCTGATGCTGAGGCAAGAACTACTTATGTTGTAAAAACATTAAATGAAAATTATAAAATAGATACTGAAGAATTACATATGGATACAGGTATGTGGGATGCTGCTATGGCTAAAGACAAAACAGAAGCTTGGCTATCAGGTCCTAACGGAAATAAAATTGAGTTAATTATTGCAAACAACGACGGAATGGCTATGGGAGCTATTGAAGCTTTAAGAGCAAATGGGAAAAAAGGAATTCCTGTTTTCGGTGTTGACGCTCTTGCTGAGGCAATTGCTTTAATTGATAGCGGAGATATGGCTGCTACTGTTCTAAATGATGGAGATAACCAAGCTAAAGCTGTATTTGAAATCACTAGAAACCTTGGAAGAGGAAAAAAAGCAACTGAAAATACAAAATGGGAATTAAAAGACAAAGTTTTAAGAGTTCCTTATGTTGGAGTAGATAAAGAAAACCTTGACCAGTTTAAGAAGTAA
- the msrA gene encoding peptide-methionine (S)-S-oxide reductase MsrA has protein sequence MKKFNIFLLVLLFSTMAYGKIQEAVLAGGCFWCVESDLEKLPGVKDVISGYSGGTVKNPAYKEVSSGTTGHRESVLVKYDDDEINYATLLYYFLRGIDPTDGKGQFNDRGFQYSPAIFYMNENEKNIGEKVLEKIKKDGKFSKIEVALVPFKNFYHAEDYHQDYYKKETFKYKYFRFRSGRDRFIKDHWNNK, from the coding sequence ATGAAAAAATTTAATATTTTTTTATTGGTTCTGCTTTTTTCAACAATGGCTTACGGGAAAATTCAAGAAGCAGTTTTAGCAGGAGGATGTTTTTGGTGTGTAGAGAGTGATTTAGAAAAACTTCCTGGAGTAAAAGATGTTATTTCTGGATACTCAGGAGGAACAGTTAAAAATCCAGCATATAAAGAGGTGTCATCAGGAACAACAGGTCATAGGGAAAGTGTTCTTGTTAAATATGATGATGATGAGATAAACTATGCTACACTTCTTTATTATTTTTTAAGAGGAATAGATCCTACAGATGGAAAGGGACAATTTAATGATAGAGGATTTCAATATTCACCCGCTATTTTTTATATGAATGAAAATGAAAAAAATATCGGTGAAAAAGTTTTAGAAAAAATAAAAAAAGATGGAAAATTTTCAAAAATAGAAGTTGCGTTAGTACCTTTTAAAAATTTTTATCATGCTGAAGATTATCATCAAGATTATTATAAAAAAGAAACATTTAAATATAAATATTTTAGATTCCGTTCTGGAAGAGATAGATTTATAAAGGACCATTGGAATAATAAATAA